The Panicum virgatum strain AP13 chromosome 5K, P.virgatum_v5, whole genome shotgun sequence genome has a window encoding:
- the LOC120709611 gene encoding elongation factor 1-alpha-like — protein sequence MPIGAATSADHAASSADTARDARIGQQHVGGAQMDATASKYSKEWYNTIVEHVQSFLQKIGFDPAFVPISGLDRDKLTTRLVNMAWYEGLLLPDALDKMEEPKMPVDKQPHKQSLRLPLICMYKIGGVDTIFGGRVQTGELKAEMMMTFGPTSLERKVMLLEMHHESV from the exons ATGCCGATCGGAGCGGCGACCTCCGCCGACCACGCGGCCTCGAGCGCCGACACCGCCAGGGACGCCCGGATAGGCCAGCAGCACGTCGGCGGCGCCCAG ATGGATGCCACCGCCTCCAAGTACTCCAAGGAATGGTACAACACAATTGTGGAGCATGTGCAGTCCTTCCTGCAGAAGATTGGGTTTGACCCAGCATTCGTGCCTATCTCGGGCTTGGACAGAGATAAGTTGACCACGAGGTTAGTCAACATGGCCTGGTACGAGGGCCTGCTCCTCCCTGATGCGCTGGACAAGATGGAAGAGCCCAAGATGCCAGTGGACAAGCAGCCCCACAAGCAGTCCTTGCGCCTTCCCCTTATATGCATGTACAAGATTGGTGGGGTAGACACTATTTTTGGTGGTCGTGTGCAGACTGGTGAACTGAAAGCTGAGATGATGATGACCTTTGGGCCCACTAGCCTTGAGAGGAAAGTGATGTTGTTGGAAATGCACCATGAATCTGTGTAG